The Planctomycetaceae bacterium genome contains the following window.
CACAGCTTTCTACTTGATCACTTCCGCCAGCCGATTGCGGCTTTCCTGAAGATCGCTTTCGCTGAGCAGAACGCAGCCAACTTCCGGGACGGCTTTTTGTCCGTCGTTCAGATAAAACTGGACAAAGTCCTGCAGTTCCGGTCGGGAAGCCAGTGATGCCTTGTTGACGTAAATGAAAACGGGTCTGGCCAGCGGCTTGTATTCGCCGGACTGGACGGTCTCCGGAGTCGGCAGAACGGCGTCTTTAAGATTGTCCGTCGCCGACACGGACAACAACTTGAGCTTCGACTGATTTTTCTGGTAATAGCCGTAGCCGAAGTATCCCAGGGCGTACTTGCTTCCGGCGACACCCGTGACCAGAACATTGTCGTCGGCGCTGGGGCTGTAGTCTTCGCGAGTGGCCTTTTCTTCGCCGTTGATGGCCTGAGTAAAGTAGTCAAACGTCCCGCTTTCGCGACCGGGGCCGAACAGCTTGATTTCTTCGTCGGGCCATTCCGGGTTGACGTCTTTCCATGTCTTGACTGTGCTTCCAGGTTCCCAAATCCTCTTCAAATCAGCGACGGTAATGGCATCGACCCAGTCGTTTTCCGGGTTCACAACGAGAGAAATCCCGTCCATTGCGACCTTCAACTCGACAAATTCTACGCCGTGTTCTTCGCAGACCTGCTTTTCCGAATCCTTGATCGGACGCGACGCGTCGTTGATGTCGGTGTGTCCCTGAGCGAATTCCTTGAATCCCGCACCGGTTCCCGTGATTGTCAGAGCAATTTGCACATTCTTGTGACCGGCCGTTTCGAACAACTCACCGACCATTGACGTAATCGGGCCGACGGTGCTCGAACCGTCCACGCTGATGCGTTTGAGATCGGAACTGACGAGCGTGTCGCCTTCCTTGACCTCTTCCACGCCGCAGCCGGCCAGAGTCAAGACGCCTCCAAACAGGACAGCCCAAACACACAGGTTCCGCATGACCTTCACACTCCTCCAGGAACAGGCACACTCCGCCGAATACCGGAAGTACCAAAATAAGGGCCAACTCCCGCGACCGACGCGACGCAGGAACTTCGCCCAACCTGCATTTCAATCCGGGTCAGGCACGGAACGGAGTCTCAAAACGGATTGTTAATGAATTGTTAAGAGACGATACAGTTTGGCGAAGGAAATAAAAGTGAGAGCCGATGTGCCGAAATCCGGAAATTCGGCGTCCGAATTTCCGTCGCGGTCCGGGAACAGGACGCTGCGATTTCCTGTGCTTCCCACCTCGGCTGGAGCAGCCGAAACTGGTGAATTCGGGGGCGCCCGCGAGTCAGGTCACGTTCATTACGGACGGTCGCGAAACGAGCCAGACGCAGAGTCCGAAGACGGCCACGGTCACGGTGACTGACACCGCCAGGCACAACGGCATCGACGGAAGTGCTTCCCCGACAGGAAGTTCGGCTACGTACAGCAGTCGCCGCAGTCCCGCGACACCATAGGTCAGCGGGTTCAGCCGAATGACCCAGGACAGCCAGCCGGATTCGCCGCCTGGAAAGAAGGCTCCCGACAGCAGCCACATCGGCATCAAAAAGACGCTCATCATCGCGTGGAATCCCTGCGTCGAGTTCATCGGCCACGCCATGAGAAAACCGATCGCGGTCAGCTCGACGGACACCAGCACCAGAAACATCGCCGCGGCCAGCATTTGGGGGGCCGACAGGTGCATCGGCAATTCCGGAGCCAGTCCCACGTAACTCAACAGCGGTCCCGCCAGCAGGAACAGCGCGGCCTGCAGCACCGCCAGCAGCGTTCCGCCAATGATCTTTCCCAGCACGATCACCCAGCGAGGCGCCGGAGCGACCAGGACTCCCTGCAGAAAGCCTTCCCGCCGATCT
Protein-coding sequences here:
- a CDS encoding PstS family phosphate ABC transporter substrate-binding protein; this translates as MRNLCVWAVLFGGVLTLAGCGVEEVKEGDTLVSSDLKRISVDGSSTVGPITSMVGELFETAGHKNVQIALTITGTGAGFKEFAQGHTDINDASRPIKDSEKQVCEEHGVEFVELKVAMDGISLVVNPENDWVDAITVADLKRIWEPGSTVKTWKDVNPEWPDEEIKLFGPGRESGTFDYFTQAINGEEKATREDYSPSADDNVLVTGVAGSKYALGYFGYGYYQKNQSKLKLLSVSATDNLKDAVLPTPETVQSGEYKPLARPVFIYVNKASLASRPELQDFVQFYLNDGQKAVPEVGCVLLSESDLQESRNRLAEVIK
- a CDS encoding ABC transporter permease is translated as MNSSVLTAEQESPTAWPAVWALTSREIVRFLRQRTRIVGAIGQPVIFWVLFGAGLRSSFQAPNWAAALDRPMTYQEYFLPGVAVLIVMFTAIFSTISVIEDRREGFLQGVLVAPAPRWVIVLGKIIGGTLLAVLQAALFLLAGPLLSYVGLAPELPMHLSAPQMLAAAMFLVLVSVELTAIGFLMAWPMNSTQGFHAMMSVFLMPMWLLSGAFFPGGESGWLSWVIRLNPLTYGVAGLRRLLYVAELPVGEALPSMPLCLAVSVTVTVAVFGLCVWLVSRPSVMNVT